In one window of Armatimonadota bacterium DNA:
- a CDS encoding bifunctional shikimate kinase/3-dehydroquinate synthase: MGNIALIGFMGTGKSEVGTLVAQRLGMEFVDCDAVIEERTGRTIADIFEHSGEERFRRMERREIARVSRQWGKVVATGGGAPTDPANMAALKGAGIVVCLSARPEVIWERTRVAGERPLLAVPDPRARIGELLAERRSCYAQADLTLDTSDLTVEQAAEAVMTMLTKVRVELGSRSYDILVRRGAMQEVGRAVTRAAPGKRAAVVANPRVLQLYGERAKAGLAQAGIDAVEIAVPAGESQKTLRRMEKVLQAMLDGGLDRASAVIALGGGVIGDLAGFAAATYMRGIPYVQVPTTLLAQVDSSVGGKVGVDLPQGKNLAGAFHQPSAVVADLDALSSLPAREFRQGLAEVVKYGIIRDRRFFEYLEARRRPLLRRDPAVLLHVVRRSCEIKAGVVGRDETEQGLRAILPSGHTFAHALATWGGYRAYRPGDAVAIG; the protein is encoded by the coding sequence ATGGGCAACATCGCCCTGATCGGCTTCATGGGCACCGGCAAGTCGGAGGTCGGCACGCTCGTCGCGCAACGGCTGGGCATGGAATTCGTTGACTGCGACGCGGTCATCGAAGAGCGCACCGGTCGCACCATCGCCGACATCTTCGAGCACTCAGGCGAGGAGCGCTTCCGCCGCATGGAGCGCCGCGAGATCGCGCGCGTCTCGCGCCAGTGGGGCAAGGTCGTGGCCACGGGCGGCGGCGCCCCCACGGATCCGGCCAACATGGCGGCGCTCAAGGGCGCGGGCATCGTCGTGTGCCTGAGCGCCCGTCCTGAAGTGATCTGGGAGCGCACTCGCGTCGCGGGCGAGCGGCCCCTGCTTGCGGTGCCCGATCCCCGCGCGCGCATCGGCGAGTTGCTTGCGGAGCGCCGCTCATGCTACGCGCAGGCGGACCTGACGCTGGACACATCCGACCTCACCGTCGAGCAAGCCGCCGAAGCCGTGATGACCATGCTGACCAAGGTCAGGGTGGAACTCGGCTCACGCAGCTACGACATCCTCGTTCGCCGCGGTGCCATGCAGGAAGTAGGACGGGCGGTGACGCGGGCGGCGCCGGGTAAGCGGGCAGCGGTCGTCGCCAACCCGCGCGTGCTTCAACTCTACGGCGAGCGCGCGAAGGCGGGTTTGGCACAGGCCGGAATCGATGCGGTCGAGATCGCGGTTCCGGCGGGTGAGTCGCAGAAGACGCTGCGGCGGATGGAGAAGGTGTTGCAGGCAATGCTCGACGGCGGGCTCGATCGCGCGTCGGCGGTCATCGCGCTCGGCGGCGGCGTTATCGGCGACCTCGCGGGCTTCGCCGCCGCAACGTACATGCGCGGCATACCGTACGTCCAGGTGCCCACGACGCTGCTGGCGCAGGTGGACAGCTCAGTGGGCGGCAAGGTCGGCGTCGACCTGCCCCAGGGCAAGAACCTCGCCGGCGCATTTCACCAACCGTCCGCCGTAGTCGCCGACCTCGACGCGCTGAGCAGCCTCCCCGCGCGCGAGTTCCGTCAGGGGCTCGCGGAGGTCGTCAAGTACGGGATCATCAGGGATCGCAGATTCTTCGAGTATCTCGAGGCGCGCCGCAGGCCGTTGCTGCGCCGCGACCCGGCAGTGTTGCTGCACGTCGTGCGGCGGTCGTGCGAGATCAAGGCCGGCGTCGTGGGCCGGGATGAGACCGAGCAGGGGCTGCGCGCCATTCTCCCCTCCGGCCACACGTTCGCGCACGCCCTGGCGACGTGGGGCGGGTATCGCGCCTATCGGCCCGGCGATGCGGTGGCGATCGG
- a CDS encoding metallophosphoesterase, with amino-acid sequence DLEQQVGRLELLLSALFLGVAAMFPAFTSATPGLRAPAQVTRQDMKMIKLPAPFAGLRVACVSDLHLDPNARAPVIRARLQPLATLNADVILFLGDYATGWPRFEDEAAPIIAEQRAPLGVYAVLGNHDRWLGEAHSLDVLREAGVRVLVNESVALERGGAKLYLAGLNDPSTGAGDLDAALAQVPPGACVILMSHTPDVIEDVAARGVALVVAGHTHGGQVNLPLFGPPVVRSRYGSRYAHGLFYEGRTAMFVTRGVGEIAPYVRFNCPREIALLKLVSGQQ; translated from the coding sequence GCGACCTTGAACAGCAGGTCGGGCGTCTCGAACTGCTCCTGAGCGCCCTGTTCCTTGGCGTCGCCGCGATGTTCCCCGCCTTCACGTCAGCGACGCCTGGTCTACGCGCGCCAGCGCAAGTCACCAGGCAGGATATGAAGATGATCAAGCTGCCTGCGCCCTTCGCCGGCCTGCGTGTCGCTTGCGTAAGCGATCTGCATCTCGATCCCAACGCGCGCGCGCCGGTCATTCGCGCTCGACTCCAACCGCTGGCGACGCTGAACGCCGACGTCATTCTGTTCCTTGGCGACTACGCCACCGGCTGGCCGCGCTTCGAGGATGAAGCGGCCCCGATCATCGCCGAACAGCGCGCCCCGCTCGGCGTGTACGCCGTCCTCGGCAATCACGACCGCTGGCTCGGCGAGGCTCATTCGCTCGACGTGCTGCGCGAGGCCGGCGTTCGCGTCCTGGTGAACGAGAGCGTCGCGCTGGAACGCGGCGGCGCGAAGCTCTACCTGGCCGGGCTCAACGATCCATCCACCGGGGCGGGCGATCTCGACGCGGCGTTGGCGCAGGTGCCGCCGGGGGCGTGCGTCATCCTGATGAGCCATACTCCGGATGTCATCGAGGACGTCGCGGCGCGCGGCGTCGCGCTCGTGGTCGCCGGGCACACGCACGGCGGGCAGGTGAACCTGCCGCTGTTCGGGCCGCCGGTCGTTCGCTCGCGATACGGGAGCAGATACGCCCACGGCCTTTTCTACGAGGGTCGGACTGCGATGTTCGTCACGCGCGGGGTAGGGGAGATAGCTCCGTACGTCCGGTTCAACTGCCCTCGCGAGATCGCCCTGCTGAAGCTCGTGAGCGGGCAGCAGTGA
- a CDS encoding metallophosphoesterase family protein: MIYLFATMLVIGAALLWLLGRRAAAPSAILSYQREIALPRLPPRCDGLRLLHISDLHLTPRSDSTQAVLDRAQAARPDLIAVTGDLASGWRGLPLARRLLEQLASRWPTYVVPGNADHWADRFDRHIARWGETGARLLINDAQQLCGDGERDARSSGASADCASASSERTPSGANSGAESPSPGLSLRGRGVVALPSEPGQPRHPPGDGEFWVVGVDDPYRFRDDPGRALAQVPAGAFKLLLAHSPEVIRRREALSADLILAGHTHGGQVRLPVIGALLTRSRLGRKWSRGTFRLGGTVLILTTGVGTTRLGVRFCCPPEMTLWVLRGQ, encoded by the coding sequence GTGATCTACCTGTTCGCCACGATGCTCGTGATAGGCGCGGCGCTGCTGTGGCTTCTGGGCAGGCGAGCGGCGGCGCCCTCGGCGATCCTCAGTTACCAACGCGAGATCGCCCTGCCGCGGCTGCCGCCGCGGTGCGACGGGCTTCGGCTGCTGCACATCTCCGACCTGCACCTCACCCCGCGCAGCGATTCCACGCAAGCGGTCCTCGACCGCGCTCAGGCTGCGCGACCGGATCTGATCGCGGTCACCGGTGACCTCGCATCCGGGTGGCGAGGGTTACCCCTTGCCCGGCGACTGCTGGAGCAGTTGGCGTCGCGCTGGCCGACGTACGTGGTGCCGGGCAACGCTGACCACTGGGCGGACCGCTTCGACCGTCACATTGCCCGCTGGGGGGAGACGGGCGCGAGGCTCCTCATCAATGACGCGCAGCAACTCTGCGGGGACGGCGAGCGTGACGCGAGATCCTCGGGGGCATCGGCCGACTGCGCGTCCGCGTCAAGCGAGCGGACGCCTAGTGGCGCAAATAGCGGGGCCGAGTCACCCTCACCCGGCCTCTCCCTGAGAGGGAGAGGGGTAGTAGCCTTGCCGAGCGAGCCAGGGCAACCGAGGCACCCGCCGGGCGATGGCGAATTCTGGGTCGTCGGCGTTGACGATCCCTATCGCTTTCGCGACGATCCGGGGCGGGCGCTGGCGCAGGTTCCGGCCGGAGCGTTCAAGCTCCTGCTGGCACACAGCCCCGAGGTGATTCGGCGGCGGGAGGCGCTCAGCGCGGACTTGATCCTGGCGGGACACACCCACGGTGGGCAGGTGCGCTTGCCCGTGATCGGAGCGCTGCTGACGCGGTCGCGGCTCGGGCGGAAGTGGAGCCGGGGAACGTTCCGGCTCGGCGGGACGGTGCTCATTCTGACGACCGGCGTGGGCACGACGCGGCTGGGAGTGCGGTTCTGCTGCCCGCCCGAGATGACGTTGTGGGTGCTGCGGGGGCAGTAA
- the tatA gene encoding twin-arginine translocase TatA/TatE family subunit — translation MGSLGPPEIILILIAALLLFGAKRLPELGRSLGQGMREFRRSLSATVDEPEKDEGNTKASDQAG, via the coding sequence ATGGGTTCACTGGGACCACCGGAGATAATCCTGATCCTGATCGCCGCGTTGCTGCTTTTCGGGGCAAAGCGATTGCCTGAGCTGGGCAGGAGTCTGGGTCAAGGCATGCGCGAGTTTCGTCGCTCGTTGAGCGCGACGGTAGACGAACCGGAGAAGGACGAAGGTAACACCAAGGCCTCGGATCAGGCCGGCTGA
- a CDS encoding Em GEA1 (EM1), whose product MTVQEAGRKGGETTKKRYGPRFYEQIGRKGGQKVKRMVEESKRARKQLEDAKRKAK is encoded by the coding sequence ATGACCGTCCAGGAAGCAGGACGCAAGGGCGGCGAGACGACGAAGAAACGTTACGGGCCCCGGTTCTACGAGCAGATCGGCAGGAAGGGCGGTCAGAAAGTCAAGCGTATGGTCGAGGAAAGCAAGCGGGCCCGCAAGCAGCTGGAAGACGCGAAGCGGAAGGCCAAGTGA
- a CDS encoding general stress protein B, protein MPSREMTVAQAGRRGGQTTKSRYGPQFYQRIGKRGGLATRQRHGPSFYEAIGRRGGERVKRERGTSFYERIGRKGGRRLKELVAEGRRAHR, encoded by the coding sequence TTGCCGAGCAGAGAAATGACGGTAGCCCAGGCCGGTCGTCGCGGGGGCCAGACCACGAAGAGCCGCTATGGGCCGCAGTTCTACCAGCGTATTGGCAAGCGGGGCGGACTGGCAACCCGACAGCGGCACGGCCCTAGTTTCTACGAGGCAATCGGACGCAGAGGCGGCGAGCGAGTGAAGCGCGAGCGCGGCACCAGTTTCTACGAACGCATTGGGCGCAAGGGCGGGCGTCGCCTCAAGGAGCTGGTGGCGGAGGGCAGGCGGGCGCACCGCTAG
- a CDS encoding glucose-1-phosphate thymidylyltransferase → MFSPDDLFDLSGFEHPELFAGCDYAWEALKRLPDYLADHARREVHGEVADTAVVEGAVMLAPGAVIEPGARVIGPAIIGPGCRVAHGALLRGGVVMGAGAAVGHATEVKASILLPGCYAPHFNYVGDSILGRDSNLGAGAICSNFKLTQTQVVIAVDGRDYETGLAKLGALVGDGSRVGCNAVLNPGTVLGRNVFVYPCTSLRGYVPPSTIVKGSGERLAITGR, encoded by the coding sequence GTGTTTTCCCCTGATGACCTGTTCGACCTCAGTGGCTTCGAGCACCCTGAGCTATTTGCGGGCTGCGACTACGCCTGGGAGGCGCTCAAGCGGCTGCCCGACTACCTGGCGGACCACGCGCGGCGCGAGGTGCACGGCGAGGTGGCCGACACGGCCGTCGTCGAGGGCGCGGTGATGCTGGCGCCGGGTGCGGTGATTGAGCCGGGGGCACGGGTGATCGGGCCGGCGATCATCGGGCCGGGATGCCGGGTCGCGCACGGCGCGCTGCTGCGGGGCGGGGTAGTGATGGGGGCGGGCGCCGCCGTCGGACACGCGACGGAGGTCAAAGCATCCATTCTGCTGCCGGGCTGCTACGCGCCGCATTTCAACTACGTCGGCGATTCGATCCTGGGACGCGACTCCAATCTCGGCGCGGGCGCGATTTGCTCGAATTTCAAGCTGACGCAGACGCAAGTCGTCATCGCCGTTGACGGCAGGGACTATGAAACCGGCCTCGCTAAACTGGGAGCCCTAGTCGGCGACGGGTCGCGTGTCGGCTGCAACGCGGTGCTCAACCCCGGCACGGTACTTGGTCGGAACGTGTTCGTGTACCCCTGCACTTCCCTCCGCGGGTACGTGCCGCCGAGCACCATCGTCAAGGGCTCGGGGGAGCGCCTCGCCATCACAGGACGCTGA
- a CDS encoding MarR family transcriptional regulator, with the protein MALDSRAECGKLLRVFARWADDALVSDTLDSTGGHDLTRAQFRCLDFLGCHDGCHIGDVAQGLGISDPAATKLVDRLESKGLAGRKASREDRRVVHVQLSDAGAHVVDRLGRRFQGLLASAIDPLTDQKLNRLTRSLEDVLLAALNNPRVIERVCLHCGDGHSPDCVINQAHIQVTGAEIGWL; encoded by the coding sequence ATGGCACTGGATTCGCGTGCGGAATGCGGGAAGCTGTTACGAGTCTTTGCGCGCTGGGCGGACGATGCCCTGGTCAGTGACACGCTTGACTCGACGGGCGGGCATGACCTGACGCGAGCACAATTCCGTTGTCTCGACTTCCTTGGGTGTCACGACGGATGCCACATTGGCGATGTGGCCCAAGGCCTCGGCATCAGCGACCCCGCGGCGACCAAGCTGGTGGATCGTCTCGAGAGCAAGGGGTTGGCGGGCCGCAAAGCGTCGCGCGAGGATCGTCGCGTCGTTCATGTGCAACTCAGCGATGCCGGCGCTCATGTCGTGGACAGACTCGGGCGCAGATTCCAAGGCTTGTTGGCGTCGGCGATCGATCCGCTCACCGACCAGAAGCTCAACCGGTTGACGCGCTCCTTGGAAGACGTCCTCTTGGCCGCACTCAATAACCCGCGCGTGATTGAGCGCGTGTGCCTGCACTGTGGGGACGGCCATTCGCCAGACTGCGTCATCAATCAGGCGCACATCCAGGTGACCGGTGCCGAAATCGGCTGGCTGTGA
- a CDS encoding phosphotransacetylase family protein has product FAAREALGERMAGLLLNDVPADRLPFVREEVVPYLEGAGVEVFGALPHDPVLRSVSVGELADHLNAQMLCCPDQREQLVEHFVVGAMNVESALRYFRRTPNKAVITGGDRSDIQLAALETASKCVVLTGDLRPSSRVVARSEEVRIPLLLAREDTLTIVDKIEWLLGKVRIREQAKIARATELAQEHLDFDALWGRLGL; this is encoded by the coding sequence TCTTCGCGGCGCGGGAAGCGCTTGGCGAACGCATGGCGGGCCTGCTGCTGAACGACGTGCCGGCTGATCGCCTGCCGTTCGTGCGCGAGGAGGTGGTGCCGTACCTGGAGGGTGCGGGGGTGGAGGTATTCGGCGCGCTGCCGCACGACCCGGTGCTGCGTTCGGTGAGCGTGGGTGAATTGGCCGATCATCTCAACGCGCAGATGCTGTGCTGCCCCGACCAGCGCGAGCAACTCGTCGAGCACTTCGTGGTCGGGGCGATGAATGTGGAGAGCGCGCTGCGCTACTTCCGCCGCACGCCGAACAAGGCCGTGATCACCGGAGGTGATCGCTCCGACATCCAATTGGCCGCCTTGGAGACGGCCAGCAAGTGCGTGGTACTGACGGGGGATTTGCGGCCCAGCTCGCGCGTCGTGGCCCGGTCCGAGGAGGTGCGCATTCCACTGCTGCTGGCGCGCGAGGACACGCTCACGATTGTGGACAAGATCGAATGGCTGCTCGGGAAGGTGCGGATCAGAGAGCAGGCCAAGATCGCCCGGGCCACCGAGCTGGCCCAGGAGCACCTCGATTTCGACGCCCTGTGGGGCCGACTCGGATTGTGA
- a CDS encoding acyltransferase yields the protein MRRILDNLVPPSSGIRFPALDGLRGLAALAVAIGHAPLIGDRHTALGIWGRPAVMVFYALSGFLLYYPWAKACRVDGIGRYYWRRVWRIYPAYIVALAAGGVIAVTLHRPILPGDIASHLTFTHSWFAAYSRSLIGPAWSLPAEMQFYAILPLLGVLFIRRPFALALAAVGLGILQTFPPDAFTAPGSRFLANWPYLAFPFFLGMIAGQLAASQPPRWLGWCAPLGAVGVLAYELTRYGVDYRIGILNGPIATALPSLAAGLVVIGVTAAPASVWGRALSRPPVRALGICGYGLFLFHWPLFQALKAAVSPVTGLLIGLPAALALAVMSYLYVEAPAMRRSRRRAHPAASRDGPAG from the coding sequence TTGCGACGCATTCTCGACAACCTGGTGCCGCCCTCGTCTGGCATACGATTTCCTGCGCTCGATGGCTTGCGCGGGCTTGCCGCTCTCGCGGTCGCCATCGGTCACGCTCCGCTGATCGGCGATCGCCACACGGCGCTCGGCATCTGGGGCCGCCCGGCGGTCATGGTGTTCTACGCCCTGTCCGGCTTCCTGCTCTACTACCCCTGGGCAAAGGCCTGCCGAGTTGACGGCATCGGCCGCTACTATTGGCGGCGCGTCTGGAGAATCTACCCCGCATACATCGTCGCCCTGGCCGCTGGCGGCGTTATCGCCGTCACGCTCCACCGGCCGATCCTTCCCGGCGACATCGCTTCCCATTTGACGTTTACGCATTCCTGGTTCGCTGCGTACTCCCGATCCCTCATTGGCCCGGCATGGTCGCTGCCAGCCGAGATGCAGTTCTATGCCATCCTGCCGCTGTTGGGCGTCCTGTTCATCCGTCGGCCCTTCGCCCTCGCCCTCGCCGCGGTCGGCCTCGGCATTCTCCAGACTTTTCCGCCCGACGCGTTCACGGCGCCCGGTTCCCGTTTCCTTGCCAACTGGCCCTACCTGGCCTTTCCCTTTTTCCTCGGCATGATCGCGGGCCAACTGGCCGCCTCGCAGCCGCCGCGCTGGCTCGGCTGGTGCGCCCCGCTCGGTGCAGTCGGCGTCCTCGCTTATGAACTGACGCGGTACGGCGTGGACTATCGCATCGGCATTCTCAACGGCCCTATCGCCACCGCCCTGCCGTCACTCGCGGCAGGTCTGGTTGTCATTGGCGTCACGGCGGCGCCGGCAAGCGTCTGGGGGCGCGCCCTATCACGGCCACCGGTTCGCGCCCTGGGCATCTGCGGCTACGGTCTCTTCCTCTTCCACTGGCCGCTGTTCCAAGCGCTCAAGGCGGCCGTCTCCCCCGTAACCGGCCTGCTGATCGGCCTGCCTGCCGCGCTCGCCCTTGCCGTGATGTCGTACCTCTACGTCGAAGCCCCCGCGATGCGGCGGAGCCGCCGCCGGGCGCACCCGGCGGCGTCGCGGGACGGCCCGGCCGGCTAG
- a CDS encoding FAD-dependent oxidoreductase: protein MAGVRRSALWSAMGLLCLTVGALAWNMLSMREQLLRVQDEADFFRRAWILKVGKARKSAEQFAVWQDLYDTWTPPVFAWTEPARRRQDIDVLVIGGNPGGIAAAIAAARLGARVTLTDEHPWVGGVWTVEGVSVPDEVGRHVPPDTKGIVGEFQRRVWRCYRDDLVSNRLSSWPFLPWDGARILADMLSEAKVDVRVGTRFLEPIMRDREIIGARFQSGKRALELRAPRVVDATWNGDVAVSCGCRCSSGRECRAETGEVWAPREPDNRENCITYVLIVRDTGRRVAPPQRPPGYDPDRYGPGVQWYTPDDSAHPSLYQYGLLPRKHVMINWPDYGNDLEVRGYCCAPPAERQRIEREAKNLALGFWYYLKTDRNYARDTRNWALARDFGTPDRLPFSPYHRTGRRIRCEYILNAHDIVPRCEYPQASEPPPTVFDDIVALGDYPIDTHGDWPNRPKVAQRFFSIPYRSLVPRSVDGLVIGDMAIGSTFLAQSAIRLQPTRMRIGQAAGVAAAASLKLGVEPRELDPGVVRTLLLRQNASIYPPAAFATKR from the coding sequence ATGGCTGGCGTACGTCGCAGCGCGCTGTGGTCTGCGATGGGGCTGTTGTGCCTCACCGTAGGCGCCCTGGCATGGAACATGTTGTCCATGCGCGAGCAACTGCTCCGGGTACAGGACGAGGCAGACTTCTTTCGCCGGGCTTGGATACTCAAGGTCGGAAAGGCGCGGAAGTCCGCGGAGCAATTCGCGGTCTGGCAGGACCTCTACGACACGTGGACTCCCCCGGTGTTCGCCTGGACCGAACCGGCTAGGCGGAGACAGGACATAGATGTTCTGGTCATCGGTGGGAACCCGGGCGGAATTGCCGCCGCGATAGCGGCTGCCCGGCTGGGGGCACGCGTGACGCTCACGGATGAACACCCGTGGGTCGGCGGCGTATGGACGGTTGAGGGAGTCAGCGTGCCCGATGAGGTCGGACGTCACGTACCCCCGGACACCAAGGGCATTGTCGGCGAGTTTCAGCGCCGTGTGTGGCGCTGCTACAGGGACGACCTGGTGTCCAACCGGCTCAGCTCCTGGCCCTTTCTGCCCTGGGACGGCGCGCGGATCCTGGCGGATATGCTGAGCGAGGCAAAAGTCGACGTGCGGGTCGGGACGCGCTTCCTCGAGCCCATCATGCGCGACCGGGAAATCATCGGGGCCAGATTCCAATCCGGCAAGCGCGCTCTGGAACTTCGTGCCCCCCGCGTCGTTGACGCCACCTGGAACGGCGATGTGGCTGTCTCGTGCGGCTGTCGTTGCAGCAGCGGACGCGAATGCCGCGCCGAAACCGGCGAAGTGTGGGCGCCCCGGGAACCCGATAATCGTGAGAACTGCATCACCTACGTCCTGATCGTCAGGGATACCGGCAGGCGCGTCGCTCCGCCCCAGCGCCCGCCCGGCTACGACCCCGACCGCTACGGCCCGGGCGTCCAGTGGTACACTCCCGACGACTCGGCCCATCCGTCGCTCTACCAGTACGGCTTGCTCCCCAGGAAACACGTGATGATCAACTGGCCGGATTACGGCAACGATCTCGAGGTTCGCGGCTATTGCTGCGCTCCCCCCGCCGAGCGACAGCGCATTGAGCGAGAGGCGAAGAACCTGGCGCTCGGCTTCTGGTACTACCTCAAGACCGACCGCAATTACGCTCGCGACACCCGCAACTGGGCCCTCGCCCGTGATTTTGGCACTCCCGATCGCCTGCCGTTCTCGCCCTATCATCGCACCGGCCGGCGCATTCGCTGCGAGTACATCCTCAACGCCCACGACATCGTCCCGCGCTGTGAGTACCCTCAGGCGAGCGAGCCGCCGCCCACGGTCTTCGACGACATCGTGGCGCTCGGCGACTACCCCATCGACACCCACGGCGACTGGCCGAACCGGCCTAAGGTCGCGCAGCGCTTCTTCTCGATACCCTATCGTTCGCTCGTGCCGCGCAGCGTGGACGGGCTGGTTATCGGTGATATGGCGATCGGCAGCACGTTCCTCGCCCAGAGCGCGATACGATTGCAGCCGACGCGCATGCGCATCGGCCAAGCCGCCGGTGTCGCTGCTGCCGCAAGCCTCAAGCTCGGCGTCGAACCGCGCGAGCTCGATCCCGGCGTCGTGCGCACGCTCCTGCTCCGGCAGAACGCGTCCATTTATCCCCCTGCGGCCTTCGCGACCAAGCGGTGA
- the rodA gene encoding rod shape-determining protein RodA translates to MFERRLLRNLDWPLLGAALALALYGLAMIYSASFTNRAATGGDPLFFVKRQSLWLGGGLIAAAVFAYVEYQWFARLHRLIYVSILVGLGAVVLWGNSAGGAARWISIGAFRLQPSEFAKIALIITLAAFLQRYAGKVTRVRTESMALLHVALPALLIAFQPDLGTALVLVALWFVMLFLAGARKLHLALVGVAMLVLFAGAWQFDLLRPYQKARLAIFLDPGVDPLGSGYHIIQSKIAVGSGQVWGKGYLDGTQSQLHFIPAQHTDFIFTVVGEELGFVGAIGLLALYLVLLWRALWIMDRADDTFGMLLAGGVAVMFATQILVNVGMTMNVMPITGLPLPFMSYGGSSLVASMMAVGLLLNVGMRRQRIRF, encoded by the coding sequence ATGTTCGAGCGACGGCTGCTCAGGAACCTGGATTGGCCTCTTCTGGGTGCGGCTTTGGCGCTCGCCCTCTACGGGCTTGCGATGATCTACAGCGCCAGCTTCACCAATCGCGCCGCCACTGGCGGCGATCCCTTGTTCTTCGTCAAGCGCCAGAGCTTGTGGCTCGGAGGCGGACTGATTGCGGCGGCGGTATTCGCCTATGTGGAGTATCAGTGGTTCGCGCGCCTGCACCGCTTGATCTACGTCAGCATCTTGGTCGGGCTCGGCGCGGTGGTGCTGTGGGGCAACAGCGCTGGCGGCGCCGCGCGCTGGATCAGCATCGGCGCCTTTCGCCTCCAGCCGTCGGAGTTCGCGAAAATCGCCCTCATCATCACCCTCGCCGCGTTCCTGCAGCGGTACGCGGGGAAGGTGACGCGCGTTCGCACCGAGTCTATGGCGTTGTTGCACGTGGCGCTGCCTGCACTGCTCATCGCGTTTCAACCCGACCTCGGCACTGCCCTCGTGCTCGTCGCGCTGTGGTTCGTCATGCTGTTCCTCGCCGGCGCGCGCAAGCTGCATCTGGCGCTGGTCGGGGTCGCGATGCTTGTGCTGTTTGCCGGGGCCTGGCAGTTTGACCTGCTGAGACCGTACCAGAAGGCGCGCCTCGCTATCTTCCTCGATCCCGGCGTGGATCCGCTCGGCAGCGGATACCACATCATCCAGTCCAAGATCGCTGTCGGCTCCGGGCAGGTCTGGGGCAAGGGATACCTCGACGGCACCCAGAGCCAGCTCCACTTCATCCCCGCGCAGCACACCGACTTCATTTTCACCGTCGTCGGCGAGGAACTCGGGTTCGTCGGCGCCATCGGCCTGCTCGCCCTGTATCTCGTGCTGTTGTGGCGCGCGCTGTGGATCATGGATCGCGCCGACGATACCTTCGGGATGCTGCTTGCCGGCGGCGTCGCCGTCATGTTCGCCACCCAGATACTGGTCAATGTTGGCATGACGATGAATGTCATGCCGATCACCGGCCTCCCTCTGCCGTTCATGAGTTACGGCGGCAGCAGCCTGGTGGCCAGCATGATGGCGGTAGGTCTGCTGCTCAACGTCGGCATGCGCCGACAGCGGATACGATTCTGA
- a CDS encoding DUF1844 domain-containing protein produces the protein MTDHTDENEGQLDPGFRIVDKRQAGKDEESSAEPAGEAEKARETKAAEPEKEAAETPRAEQPPQDAAAPTAEEAAAEEAPPFEPIDAHGLVQFCVSLLRDFAWQRMGLVPDQVTKKIERDLAQARIAIDCVEALLKQVEATVPEAEGHQLHAVLNDLQMNFVRQSSRTE, from the coding sequence ATGACCGATCACACGGACGAGAATGAAGGCCAGCTCGACCCGGGCTTCCGAATCGTTGACAAGCGCCAGGCGGGCAAGGACGAGGAGTCATCGGCGGAGCCCGCCGGCGAGGCTGAGAAGGCTCGCGAGACGAAGGCGGCCGAGCCGGAGAAGGAGGCCGCCGAAACACCTCGGGCCGAGCAGCCGCCGCAGGACGCCGCTGCGCCGACCGCCGAGGAGGCCGCGGCGGAAGAAGCCCCCCCGTTCGAGCCGATTGACGCGCACGGCCTCGTCCAGTTCTGCGTCTCGCTGCTCAGGGATTTCGCGTGGCAGCGGATGGGCCTAGTGCCGGACCAGGTGACGAAGAAGATCGAGCGCGACCTGGCTCAGGCGCGGATCGCCATCGACTGCGTCGAGGCGCTGCTGAAGCAGGTGGAGGCGACGGTCCCGGAAGCCGAGGGCCACCAACTGCATGCCGTCCTCAACGATCTGCAGATGAACTTCGTCCGCCAGTCCTCGCGCACGGAGTAG
- a CDS encoding BON domain-containing protein, whose product MTLADTRLRRDIQKELVKRDIENELIQVQVYNYVVYLEGELRAIRGTNIDLRREREIIEEIVRKLKAVRDVVNNLKIPL is encoded by the coding sequence ATGACACTCGCCGACACTCGGCTGCGCCGAGACATCCAAAAAGAACTGGTCAAGCGCGACATTGAGAACGAGCTGATCCAGGTGCAGGTCTACAACTACGTCGTGTACCTCGAAGGGGAGTTGCGCGCAATACGCGGCACCAACATTGATTTGCGCCGCGAGCGCGAGATCATAGAGGAAATCGTGCGCAAGTTGAAGGCTGTGCGCGACGTCGTGAACAACCTCAAGATCCCGTTGTGA